The Streptomyces sp. HSG2 genome has a segment encoding these proteins:
- a CDS encoding serine/threonine-protein kinase has translation MRPVGSKYLLEQPIGRGATGTVWRARQRETAGAEAAVPGQPGETVAIKVLKEELAGDPDIVMRFLRERSVLLRLTHPNIVRVRDLVVEGDVLALVMDLVDGPDLHRHLRENGPFTPVAAALLTAQIADALAASHADGVVHRDLKPANVLLRQDDGRMYPMLTDFGIARLADSPGLTRTHEFVGTPAYVAPESAEGRPQTSAVDVYGAGVLLYELLTGRPPFSGATALEMLHQHLSAEPSRPPGLPDPLWTVVERCLRKNPGERPGAENLARGLRVVAEGVGVHADAARIGAAERVGSLLVPDPAPAPVPEAPGAADATQVLPRGAGSHDAAAATSVLPHTGGPAGATDPTTVMPPVPPMPPGPPGPAPSPVPPGEGADDPHPWQNQLRAARDRNEQTQVQYLDPAQDPLRRRPQRQVTRPQGPPPGDAGPPRPPRGYGYGPEGRPQPYAAPQPQPQVRPEPRPQAPRRRAEPPPRRLAPPPAPEPRRAVREPREPRPRGRGFRIPGLGCLKGCLVTLVVLVVAGWLIWELSPLQGWIGVGKGYWDMLGDWVGGIADWVGDLGGTDPGAGGAGLG, from the coding sequence GTGCGGCCGGTAGGCAGCAAGTACCTCCTGGAACAGCCGATCGGACGCGGCGCCACGGGCACCGTCTGGCGAGCCCGTCAGCGAGAGACGGCGGGCGCCGAGGCGGCCGTGCCCGGACAGCCCGGCGAGACGGTGGCGATCAAGGTCCTCAAGGAGGAACTCGCCGGCGACCCGGACATCGTGATGCGCTTCCTGCGCGAGCGGTCCGTGTTGCTCCGCCTGACCCATCCCAACATCGTCCGAGTGCGCGACCTCGTCGTCGAGGGGGACGTGCTGGCCCTGGTCATGGACCTGGTCGACGGCCCGGACCTGCACCGTCACCTCCGCGAGAACGGTCCCTTCACCCCGGTCGCGGCGGCGCTGCTGACCGCGCAGATCGCCGACGCGCTGGCCGCCAGCCACGCCGACGGCGTGGTCCACCGCGACCTCAAGCCGGCCAACGTCCTGCTCCGCCAGGACGACGGCCGGATGTACCCGATGCTCACCGACTTCGGCATCGCCCGGCTGGCCGACTCGCCCGGTCTCACGCGTACCCACGAGTTCGTCGGCACGCCCGCCTACGTGGCGCCGGAGTCCGCCGAGGGCCGACCCCAGACCTCCGCCGTGGACGTCTACGGGGCCGGTGTCCTCCTCTATGAACTGCTCACCGGCCGGCCGCCGTTCTCCGGCGCCACGGCCCTCGAAATGCTGCACCAGCACCTCAGCGCCGAGCCGTCTCGTCCCCCCGGGCTCCCGGACCCGCTGTGGACCGTCGTGGAGCGGTGCCTGCGCAAGAACCCCGGCGAGCGGCCCGGTGCAGAGAACCTCGCCCGGGGGTTGCGCGTCGTCGCCGAGGGCGTCGGCGTGCACGCCGACGCCGCGCGGATCGGCGCGGCGGAGCGGGTGGGGTCGCTGCTCGTGCCCGACCCGGCCCCCGCGCCGGTGCCGGAAGCGCCGGGCGCCGCCGACGCCACGCAGGTCCTGCCGCGCGGCGCGGGCTCCCACGACGCCGCCGCCGCGACCAGTGTGCTGCCGCACACCGGCGGTCCGGCGGGCGCCACCGACCCGACGACGGTCATGCCTCCGGTGCCGCCGATGCCTCCGGGCCCGCCCGGTCCCGCCCCCTCGCCCGTGCCGCCCGGTGAGGGCGCCGACGACCCGCATCCGTGGCAGAACCAGCTGCGCGCCGCCCGCGACCGCAACGAACAGACGCAGGTCCAGTACCTGGACCCGGCCCAGGACCCCTTGCGTCGTCGCCCTCAGCGTCAGGTGACCCGGCCCCAGGGGCCGCCGCCCGGCGACGCCGGCCCGCCCCGACCCCCGCGCGGCTACGGCTACGGGCCGGAGGGCCGGCCGCAGCCGTACGCCGCGCCCCAGCCCCAGCCCCAGGTCCGGCCCGAGCCGCGACCGCAGGCCCCGAGGCGCCGCGCCGAGCCGCCGCCGCGACGCCTGGCCCCCCCGCCCGCACCCGAGCCCCGGCGCGCGGTCCGCGAACCGCGAGAGCCGCGTCCACGCGGCCGCGGGTTCCGGATCCCCGGCCTGGGCTGCCTGAAAGGGTGCCTGGTGACATTGGTCGTCCTGGTCGTGGCCGGATGGCTGATCTGGGAGCTGAGCCCCCTCCAGGGGTGGATCGGCGTCGGCAAGGGCTACTGGGACATGCTCGGCGACTGGGTCGGAGGTATCGCCGACTGGGTCGGTGACCTGGGCGGGACGGACCCCGGTGCCGGTGGCGCCGGGCTCGGCTGA
- a CDS encoding FHA domain-containing protein, with protein MQIRLTIVDAPPPPGTSAPERTTRRDVSVTAPAGTPLAAVASALAPGGAEASGGLAFHAGAHRLDAERCALGEPPLIDGAVLTLGAPGDPEPGVEAADAPTRLHVVGGPDAGGVHLLHGGRVRVGRSAEADIALDDPDVSRFHCAVTLASDGRVSVADLGSTNGTTLDGSPVGTRPVRFPWGSLLRVGESTLRVAPGGVGERIPTEPDGQGRVRLLRRTDGPETGGDTGGARRAGGGEAAADGPPDAATRPTAPTAHALGTVSRTGSGSDGRAEGGRPRGRDEPAPAGPSTGAAEPRDGRRRGGFTAWARRLAGGRGEPSAPPSASVPPEGRASGRVGVRARPDTWPDPAALLLTALGPGPRLWERDPAHPQALTVRVGTADRVTSGGDATRPGVPVTAGLREAGALGLAGPRPRLAGLARAVLAQLAAAHPPDTMEIVLVAADGTRPTSPRVAEWSWLGWLPHARPARGQDCRLLLAFDTDQAAARVGELLRRLDDRASPPQGPGAPCEAPGACTVLVVDGDPGEAALRDAVARLAAEGPGAGIHVVCLVEVAPASASSGVAQTYEAARAASPAFAECGTVALLSGEVATSVRLLRVEAAGPVLPGTLGTADAVSVPWAERFARALAPLRPDPAGDGRGGPSATPLPRTARLLDELGLARATPAALRARWAQAADDPGALGGRARAVLGAGPRGPVAVDLAADGPHLLVEGPRGSGRTELLRALVASLASAERPDRLAVVLVDGRGGVGSAVPPGDGLGVCTDVPHVVTHLVADDPVRMREFAQALGEELRRRAEAFGDLDFVGWHTARASRAGEGAVRDLGAERTPPAGTRESPGTGTLASRDSDRVPAPPRVPGFSGPVDGLALRSPADARPVGVGSPGLGAHAEAVPEDRPEVRRPSDAGAPPAPRLVVVVDDLDAVVAPPLGAPGRPAAGSVARVLEAVSREGERLGVHLVVATAPDGPGSASEPARAATLRVVLRTPESRPEEPAPGRGWSIGAGGGEGATPFQAGRITGRIPRTATARPTVVPLDWRRVGDPPTGRPVRELGNGPTDLALLASALQRAAREVVSRPPTSTG; from the coding sequence GTGCAGATCCGGTTGACGATCGTGGACGCGCCGCCCCCGCCCGGCACGTCGGCTCCGGAGCGCACGACCCGACGCGACGTGTCGGTCACCGCCCCGGCGGGTACGCCCCTGGCCGCGGTGGCCTCGGCCTTGGCCCCGGGCGGCGCCGAGGCGTCCGGCGGTCTCGCGTTCCACGCCGGCGCCCACCGTCTGGACGCCGAACGCTGCGCCCTCGGCGAGCCGCCGCTGATCGACGGCGCCGTGCTGACCCTGGGCGCGCCCGGCGATCCGGAGCCCGGTGTCGAGGCCGCGGACGCCCCCACCCGGCTCCACGTCGTCGGCGGCCCGGACGCGGGTGGCGTCCACCTTCTGCACGGCGGGCGCGTCCGGGTGGGCCGTTCCGCCGAGGCCGACATCGCGCTCGACGACCCGGACGTGTCCCGGTTCCACTGCGCGGTGACCCTCGCCTCCGACGGCCGGGTCTCCGTCGCGGACCTCGGGTCGACCAACGGCACCACCCTGGACGGCTCCCCGGTGGGCACCCGGCCGGTGCGATTCCCGTGGGGGTCCCTGCTGCGGGTCGGCGAGTCGACGCTCCGGGTCGCGCCGGGCGGCGTGGGCGAGCGGATACCCACGGAACCGGACGGGCAGGGCCGGGTACGGCTGCTGCGTCGCACCGACGGTCCGGAGACCGGGGGCGACACCGGCGGCGCGCGCCGGGCGGGCGGCGGCGAGGCGGCGGCGGACGGGCCGCCCGACGCCGCCACCCGCCCCACCGCCCCGACGGCGCACGCACTCGGCACGGTGTCGCGGACCGGTTCGGGCAGCGACGGGCGGGCGGAGGGCGGACGGCCCCGAGGACGGGACGAACCCGCGCCCGCCGGCCCCTCGACGGGCGCGGCCGAACCCCGGGACGGACGCCGGCGAGGAGGGTTCACCGCCTGGGCGCGCCGACTGGCCGGCGGGCGCGGCGAGCCATCGGCGCCCCCGTCCGCGTCGGTGCCTCCCGAGGGGCGGGCGTCCGGCCGAGTCGGCGTCCGCGCGCGCCCGGACACCTGGCCGGACCCGGCCGCCCTGCTGCTGACCGCGCTCGGTCCTGGGCCGCGGCTCTGGGAGCGCGACCCGGCGCATCCGCAGGCCCTGACCGTCCGCGTGGGCACCGCCGACCGGGTGACGTCAGGGGGCGATGCGACACGGCCCGGCGTTCCGGTGACCGCCGGGCTGCGCGAGGCCGGGGCCCTCGGACTCGCCGGGCCCCGCCCCCGGCTCGCCGGGCTGGCGCGGGCGGTGCTCGCCCAGCTCGCCGCGGCGCACCCGCCCGACACCATGGAGATCGTGCTGGTCGCCGCCGACGGCACCCGACCGACGTCCCCCCGTGTCGCGGAGTGGTCGTGGCTGGGCTGGCTTCCCCACGCTCGCCCCGCTCGCGGCCAGGACTGCCGGTTATTGCTGGCGTTCGACACCGATCAGGCCGCGGCGCGGGTCGGGGAACTGCTGCGCCGGCTGGACGACCGCGCCTCGCCCCCGCAGGGGCCCGGGGCCCCGTGCGAAGCTCCGGGCGCGTGCACCGTGCTCGTCGTCGACGGAGATCCCGGGGAGGCGGCTCTGCGGGACGCGGTCGCGCGGTTGGCCGCCGAGGGACCCGGGGCGGGAATCCACGTCGTCTGTCTCGTGGAGGTCGCACCGGCCTCCGCGTCCTCGGGCGTGGCGCAGACGTACGAGGCGGCCCGCGCCGCGTCCCCGGCGTTCGCGGAGTGCGGGACGGTGGCCCTGCTCAGCGGCGAGGTGGCCACCTCGGTGCGGTTGCTGCGCGTCGAGGCCGCCGGCCCGGTCCTCCCCGGCACGCTCGGCACCGCCGACGCGGTGTCCGTGCCGTGGGCCGAGCGGTTCGCCCGGGCGCTGGCGCCGCTCCGGCCGGACCCGGCGGGCGACGGGCGGGGCGGGCCCTCCGCGACACCACTGCCCAGGACGGCGCGGCTGCTGGACGAGTTGGGCCTGGCCAGGGCCACTCCGGCGGCGTTGAGGGCGCGCTGGGCGCAAGCGGCCGACGACCCCGGCGCGCTCGGTGGCCGCGCACGCGCCGTGCTGGGTGCCGGGCCCCGGGGCCCGGTGGCGGTCGACCTGGCCGCCGACGGCCCGCACCTGCTGGTCGAGGGGCCCCGGGGCAGCGGCCGGACCGAACTGCTGCGCGCGCTGGTCGCCTCGCTGGCTTCCGCGGAGCGCCCCGACCGCCTGGCCGTGGTGCTGGTCGACGGACGGGGCGGCGTCGGCTCCGCCGTCCCTCCCGGCGACGGCCTGGGCGTCTGCACGGACGTCCCCCACGTCGTGACCCACCTCGTGGCCGACGACCCGGTGCGGATGCGGGAGTTCGCCCAAGCCCTCGGCGAGGAACTGCGGCGGCGCGCCGAGGCGTTCGGCGACCTCGACTTCGTCGGATGGCACACCGCGCGGGCCTCGCGGGCCGGCGAGGGGGCCGTGCGCGACCTCGGCGCCGAGCGGACTCCCCCGGCCGGGACGCGCGAGAGCCCGGGGACGGGCACTCTCGCGTCCCGGGACTCCGACCGCGTCCCCGCCCCGCCTCGCGTCCCCGGGTTCTCCGGACCCGTGGACGGCTTGGCACTCCGCTCCCCCGCGGACGCGCGGCCCGTCGGTGTCGGGTCCCCCGGTCTCGGGGCCCACGCCGAGGCCGTCCCCGAGGACCGGCCGGAGGTCCGACGCCCGTCGGACGCCGGCGCCCCTCCCGCGCCGCGCCTGGTGGTGGTCGTCGACGACCTGGACGCCGTCGTGGCCCCGCCGCTCGGCGCGCCCGGAAGACCCGCGGCGGGCTCGGTGGCCCGGGTTCTGGAGGCGGTGTCGCGCGAGGGTGAACGCCTCGGTGTCCACCTGGTCGTGGCGACCGCGCCCGACGGGCCGGGCTCCGCGAGCGAGCCCGCGCGGGCGGCGACCCTCCGGGTCGTCCTGCGGACGCCGGAGTCGCGCCCTGAGGAACCGGCGCCCGGGCGAGGGTGGTCGATCGGCGCCGGGGGCGGTGAGGGCGCCACGCCTTTCCAGGCGGGCCGGATCACGGGCCGTATCCCGCGGACGGCGACGGCGCGTCCCACCGTCGTTCCCCTGGACTGGCGGCGCGTGGGCGATCCGCCGACCGGGCGGCCGGTCCGGGAGCTGGGCAACGGCCCCACCGATCTGGCGCTGCTGGCCAGCGCGTTGCAGCGAGCGGCCCGCGAGGTCGTGTCGAGACCGCCGACTTCGACCGGATGA
- a CDS encoding CDP-glycerol glycerophosphotransferase family protein, producing MPHFSVIVPSHGVAGRLSEALDSALTQSFADLELVPVCDAPDCAAAPVIAAHAERDARVVAGVHSPASAGLAGARDAGLRVARGTYLLFLDGDDLLLPGALAALDTRARSTGPVDVLYFGHEREPWWTGEPTRPAGPVLAGAPSGAFAPERAPRFTGVSLPAWSAAYRRAFLVETGSHFPDGHFTDVGFGARVAALAGRMAVLDDVVVRHRVRRRGGRPALSGVEPAALLGRVEEVLRDPVTARLSGPRRTALFEQLFTLVLKTAVRAHRMPAGDRRGFLREAGALYRGHRPEGYRPPGGALGARFRLLATGSYAAFRTARAANRALARAVRVLARARALRSRLRYRWLLRRPLDPHLAVYCAYWGRGYTCNPAAVHAKARELAPHIRGVFLVEEGQAHTVPEGVDHAIIGGERYWAVLARAKFLVNNANFAEGVVKRPGSVHLQTQHGTPLKTMGVDQSTYPVVAAATGSFTRLLGRVDRWDYNLSSNPHSTRVWERAFPGSYETLEYGYPRNDVYFAATADDVVRARRELGVPDGALAVLYAPTHRDHRAGFDTGGLDLEAFAASAGEDVVVLLRAHYFHDRGGGRGGGRVVDVTGVRSAEQVCLAADALVTDYSSIMFDYANLDRPIVVFADDWEVYRETRGVYFDLPASPPGPVARTPGELTRIFADGSWAGPESSALRSAFRERFCVFDDGRAAERVVRGVFLGEPAEALPPIVPLAERVPAPAASPVRS from the coding sequence ATGCCCCACTTCAGTGTCATCGTTCCCTCGCACGGGGTCGCCGGCCGCCTGTCCGAGGCGTTGGACTCGGCCCTGACCCAGTCATTCGCCGATCTCGAACTCGTCCCGGTGTGCGACGCGCCCGACTGCGCGGCGGCCCCCGTGATCGCGGCGCACGCGGAACGGGACGCCCGGGTGGTGGCGGGCGTGCACTCGCCCGCGTCGGCCGGTCTCGCCGGCGCGCGCGACGCCGGACTACGGGTCGCGAGAGGCACGTACCTCCTGTTCCTGGACGGCGACGACCTCCTCCTGCCGGGCGCGCTGGCGGCACTCGACACCAGGGCGCGGTCGACCGGCCCGGTGGACGTGCTGTACTTCGGCCACGAGCGGGAGCCCTGGTGGACCGGAGAACCCACCCGCCCCGCCGGTCCGGTGCTCGCCGGAGCCCCGAGCGGGGCGTTCGCCCCGGAGCGCGCCCCCCGGTTCACCGGGGTGTCCCTCCCGGCCTGGAGCGCCGCCTATCGCCGGGCCTTCCTGGTCGAGACGGGGTCGCACTTCCCCGACGGGCACTTCACCGACGTCGGGTTCGGCGCGCGGGTAGCGGCGCTCGCCGGCCGGATGGCGGTGCTCGACGACGTGGTGGTGCGCCACCGGGTCCGGCGCCGCGGCGGCCGGCCGGCGCTGTCCGGGGTCGAGCCCGCCGCGTTGCTGGGCCGCGTCGAGGAGGTGCTCCGCGATCCGGTCACGGCGCGGTTGTCCGGGCCCCGCCGCACCGCGCTCTTCGAGCAGTTGTTCACTCTGGTCCTCAAGACGGCGGTACGGGCCCATCGGATGCCGGCGGGAGACCGCCGCGGATTCCTCCGCGAGGCGGGCGCCCTGTATCGCGGGCACCGACCGGAGGGGTACCGACCCCCGGGCGGCGCGCTCGGTGCGCGCTTCCGTCTGCTGGCGACGGGATCGTACGCGGCCTTCCGCACAGCACGAGCCGCGAACCGGGCGCTGGCCCGGGCGGTTCGGGTACTGGCGCGGGCCAGGGCGCTCCGCTCGCGATTGCGGTACCGGTGGCTGCTGCGCCGTCCACTCGACCCCCACCTGGCCGTGTACTGCGCGTACTGGGGACGCGGCTACACCTGCAATCCCGCGGCCGTCCACGCCAAGGCCCGGGAACTGGCGCCGCACATCCGGGGGGTGTTCCTGGTCGAGGAGGGGCAGGCGCACACCGTCCCGGAGGGCGTCGACCACGCGATCATCGGCGGCGAACGGTACTGGGCGGTGCTGGCCCGGGCGAAGTTCCTGGTGAACAACGCCAACTTCGCCGAGGGTGTGGTCAAGCGACCGGGCAGCGTGCACCTGCAGACCCAGCACGGCACCCCCCTCAAGACCATGGGTGTCGACCAGTCGACGTATCCGGTGGTGGCGGCGGCAACCGGCAGTTTCACGCGGCTGCTGGGCCGGGTGGACCGCTGGGACTACAACCTGTCCTCCAACCCGCACTCCACCCGGGTCTGGGAGCGCGCCTTCCCGGGCTCCTACGAGACCCTGGAGTACGGCTATCCCCGCAACGACGTCTACTTCGCGGCGACCGCCGACGACGTGGTGCGGGCCCGGCGGGAGTTGGGCGTGCCGGACGGCGCCCTGGCCGTCCTCTACGCGCCGACCCACCGCGACCACCGGGCCGGCTTCGACACGGGCGGGCTCGACCTGGAGGCGTTCGCCGCCTCGGCGGGAGAGGACGTGGTGGTCCTGCTGCGCGCCCACTACTTCCACGACCGGGGCGGCGGCCGAGGCGGCGGACGTGTCGTGGACGTCACCGGGGTCCGCTCGGCGGAGCAGGTGTGCCTGGCCGCCGACGCCCTGGTCACCGACTATTCGTCGATCATGTTCGACTACGCCAACCTGGACCGTCCGATCGTGGTGTTCGCCGACGACTGGGAGGTCTACCGGGAGACCCGAGGCGTGTACTTCGATCTGCCGGCATCGCCGCCGGGCCCGGTGGCGCGGACCCCCGGGGAGCTGACGCGGATCTTCGCGGACGGCTCCTGGGCGGGTCCGGAGTCGTCGGCCCTGCGGTCCGCGTTCCGTGAGCGCTTCTGCGTGTTCGACGACGGTCGGGCGGCCGAGCGGGTGGTGCGGGGGGTCTTCCTCGGCGAGCCCGCGGAGGCGCTCCCGCCCATCGTGCCGCTCGCCGAACGCGTCCCCGCCCCCGCCGCCTCTCCCGTGAGGAGTTGA
- a CDS encoding bifunctional glycosyltransferase family 2 protein/CDP-glycerol:glycerophosphate glycerophosphotransferase, translating into MPRFSVIVPCHRVQGFLAECLDSVLEQSHTDFEVVAVDDRSPDGCGEILGEYAARDERVRVVRLPQNVGLGRARNAGMPHATGDYLLFLDGDDSLTPGALRAIADRLDEVGDPDVLVFDYARTHWWGGMRRNVLARVLTEAGPGTFTAADRPEILDLLMVVWNKAYRRDFVEREGFAFPPGYYEDTPWTFPVLLTAETIAALDRVCLYYRQRRRGNILSTTSRRHFDIHDQYERVLAFVADRPELAGWLPFLHGKMREHCRDVLAKPDRLPPGDKAEFFRRTARLARDHRPEGVEAPRPRLTESSHTAYRVGHQAGRARRELGRRARRARRTAADRWGGAGAALRANRPLDPDLIVYSAFSHRGMRGDPAAIHHAAGRIAPRLRGVWVVRDEATAALLPADTEYVVAGGAAHRKVVERATFFVNNVNWPGAQVKRPGSVHIHTHQGTPLKYMGVDLRDRPGARYGLDVPAMLRRADRWDFSLVASRYAELVWERAYPCRFASARTGSPRNDALVGAGPDAGAALRARYGIPDGHTVVLYAPTRRDHRRSGHVDRFDPARLAADLGEGHTLVVRLHPSLASGPVRGLGLTELARRGVLVDATDEPRVEEVMLASDVLITDYSALMFDYAVLDRPIVVHADDWDTYRASRGAYFDVTAEPPGRVTRSYGELIRVLTSGGWRDEEAATLRAAFRGRFCEFDDGHAAERVVRTLILGEEAPPPARVPRARPAPALGGMPAPP; encoded by the coding sequence GTGCCGCGCTTCAGCGTCATCGTCCCCTGTCACCGGGTGCAGGGGTTCCTCGCCGAGTGCCTGGACTCGGTTCTCGAGCAGTCGCACACGGACTTCGAGGTCGTCGCGGTCGACGACCGTTCGCCGGACGGCTGCGGCGAGATCCTGGGCGAGTACGCGGCCCGCGACGAACGGGTTCGGGTCGTGCGACTGCCGCAGAACGTCGGACTGGGCCGGGCACGGAACGCCGGCATGCCTCACGCCACGGGCGACTACCTGCTCTTCCTGGACGGCGACGACTCCCTCACGCCGGGGGCCCTGCGCGCGATCGCCGATCGACTCGACGAGGTCGGCGACCCCGACGTGCTCGTCTTCGACTACGCCCGCACCCACTGGTGGGGCGGCATGCGCCGTAACGTCCTGGCCCGGGTGCTCACGGAGGCCGGTCCCGGGACCTTCACGGCGGCCGACCGACCGGAGATCCTCGACCTGCTGATGGTGGTGTGGAACAAGGCCTACCGCCGGGATTTCGTGGAACGGGAGGGCTTCGCCTTCCCTCCCGGCTACTACGAGGACACGCCGTGGACCTTCCCGGTCCTGTTGACCGCCGAGACGATCGCCGCGCTGGACCGCGTCTGCCTCTACTACCGGCAGCGTCGTCGGGGCAACATCCTGTCCACCACCAGCCGCCGGCACTTCGACATCCACGACCAGTACGAACGGGTCCTCGCGTTCGTCGCCGACCGCCCGGAGCTGGCCGGATGGCTGCCCTTCCTGCACGGCAAGATGCGCGAGCACTGTCGGGACGTGCTGGCCAAACCCGACCGCCTGCCGCCCGGCGACAAGGCCGAGTTCTTCCGCCGCACCGCCCGGCTGGCGCGCGACCACCGGCCGGAGGGCGTCGAGGCACCGCGCCCGCGACTCACGGAGTCGAGCCACACCGCGTACCGGGTGGGGCACCAGGCCGGTCGGGCGAGGCGGGAGTTGGGGCGCCGGGCCCGCCGGGCGCGTCGCACGGCGGCCGACCGCTGGGGCGGGGCCGGCGCGGCGTTGCGGGCGAACCGCCCCCTGGATCCCGATCTGATCGTGTACTCGGCCTTCTCGCACCGGGGAATGCGGGGCGACCCGGCGGCGATCCACCACGCGGCCGGCCGGATCGCTCCTCGGCTGCGCGGGGTGTGGGTGGTGCGCGACGAGGCGACGGCGGCGCTCCTGCCGGCGGACACCGAGTACGTGGTGGCCGGCGGCGCGGCCCACCGCAAAGTGGTGGAACGGGCGACGTTCTTCGTCAACAACGTCAACTGGCCCGGCGCGCAGGTCAAGCGCCCCGGCAGCGTGCACATCCACACTCATCAGGGCACCCCGCTGAAGTACATGGGCGTCGACCTGCGGGACAGGCCCGGTGCCCGGTACGGCCTGGACGTGCCGGCCATGTTGCGGCGCGCCGACCGCTGGGACTTCAGCCTCGTCGCGAGCCGGTACGCGGAGCTGGTCTGGGAGCGGGCCTACCCCTGTCGTTTCGCCTCGGCACGCACCGGCAGCCCGCGCAACGACGCGCTGGTGGGGGCGGGACCGGACGCGGGGGCCGCCCTTCGGGCCCGGTACGGCATCCCGGACGGCCACACGGTGGTGCTGTACGCGCCGACCCGGCGTGACCACCGACGCTCGGGGCACGTGGACCGCTTCGACCCCGCCCGCCTGGCCGCGGACCTGGGCGAGGGCCACACCCTGGTCGTCCGGCTGCATCCCTCTCTGGCCTCGGGGCCGGTGCGCGGGCTGGGTCTGACGGAACTGGCCCGTCGGGGCGTGCTGGTCGATGCCACGGACGAGCCGCGCGTCGAGGAGGTGATGCTCGCCTCCGACGTGCTGATCACCGACTACTCGGCCCTGATGTTCGACTACGCCGTCCTGGACCGGCCGATCGTCGTGCACGCCGACGACTGGGACACGTACCGGGCGAGCCGGGGTGCCTACTTCGACGTCACCGCCGAGCCACCCGGCCGTGTGACCCGCTCGTACGGGGAGTTGATCCGGGTTCTCACCTCGGGCGGGTGGCGGGACGAGGAGGCGGCGACCCTCCGCGCGGCCTTCCGCGGTCGCTTCTGCGAGTTCGACGACGGTCACGCCGCCGAGCGGGTGGTGCGGACCCTCATCCTGGGAGAGGAGGCTCCGCCGCCCGCCCGGGTCCCGCGGGCGCGACCGGCGCCCGCCCTCGGTGGCATGCCGGCTCCCCCGTGA
- a CDS encoding organic hydroperoxide resistance protein gives MNALYTAVATATHGREGRAVSSDGRLDVSLGIPKEMGGGGQGTNPEQLFAAGYAACFASALGLVGKQAKVDVSEAAVTAEVGIGKEGEGFALAVTLRVELPAAVDRATGRELVDQAHQVCPYSNATRGNIPVELVVE, from the coding sequence ATGAACGCGCTCTACACCGCCGTCGCCACCGCCACCCACGGACGCGAGGGCCGCGCCGTCTCCTCCGACGGACGGCTCGACGTGTCTCTGGGCATTCCGAAGGAGATGGGCGGCGGCGGCCAGGGCACCAACCCCGAGCAGCTCTTCGCCGCCGGGTACGCCGCGTGCTTCGCCAGTGCGCTCGGCCTGGTCGGCAAGCAGGCGAAGGTCGACGTGAGCGAGGCCGCCGTGACCGCGGAGGTCGGGATAGGCAAGGAAGGCGAGGGTTTCGCTCTCGCCGTCACCCTCCGGGTGGAGCTGCCCGCCGCGGTGGACCGGGCGACGGGGCGCGAACTCGTGGACCAGGCGCACCAGGTGTGCCCGTACTCCAACGCCACCCGCGGCAACATCCCGGTCGAGCTCGTCGTCGAGTGA
- a CDS encoding MarR family transcriptional regulator, with translation MTTAAPDPLRLERQLCFSLGAASRAFGGLYRVLLKELGLTYPQYLVMLVLWERGEVPVKELGERLRLDSGTLSPLLKRLETAGLVLRERSPSDERSVRVRATERGEALRAPAREVPRRIAAATGCDPAEMEDLRDRLDRLTAALDSATLTERRNAHAR, from the coding sequence ATGACCACGGCCGCACCCGACCCGCTCCGTCTGGAGCGGCAGCTCTGCTTCTCCCTCGGCGCCGCCTCACGGGCCTTCGGCGGCCTGTACCGCGTCCTGCTGAAGGAACTCGGCCTCACCTACCCGCAGTACCTCGTGATGCTGGTCCTGTGGGAGCGGGGAGAGGTTCCCGTGAAGGAGCTGGGCGAGCGACTGCGCCTGGACTCGGGCACACTCTCCCCGCTGCTCAAGCGATTGGAGACGGCCGGGCTGGTACTCCGGGAGCGCAGCCCGAGCGACGAGAGGTCGGTGCGGGTGCGCGCCACGGAACGCGGCGAGGCGCTGCGGGCGCCGGCCCGCGAGGTTCCCCGCCGGATCGCCGCCGCGACCGGCTGCGACCCGGCGGAGATGGAAGACCTGCGAGACCGCCTCGACCGACTCACCGCCGCCCTGGACTCCGCGACGCTCACCGAACGCCGAAACGCCCACGCCCGGTAG